Part of the Woronichinia naegeliana WA131 genome, AAAACCATTGCATTAAGAAGAGAGAAAGCAGATGTACCGAAAGCAACAGTACTCAATTGAAACACCAGAAAACTTGAAAAATCTGTTCGGCGGGCAGTTAGACGAAGAAAATCGTTGGATAGAAATGTCAAAAATGATTCTTTGGGAAGAATATGAGGAAGAATATGCAAAAAACTTCACAGAAAAAAAAGGAGCCCCAGCCAAATCATTTAGAATGGCATTAGGAGCATTAATTATCAAAGAAATTTCAGGAAAAAGTGACAGAGAAACAGTAGAACAAATAAAAGAGAACCCTTATTTACAGTACTTTATAGGAATGGAAAGCTATAGTAGCAAAGAAGCATTTAATGCGTCAATGATGGTTCATTTTCGTAAAAAAATAGGAATGGAATTAATAAATAAAATTAATAAAGAAATAGAAAAAAAAGCGACGGGTGTAGCGTCAGAAAAAAAAGAAAATGAAGGAAAGTTATTGTTAGATGCGACTTGTACACCAGCAGATATAAAATATCCAACGGATATAGGAATATTGAATGATGCCAGAGAAAAAACAGAAAAAATAATAGATAAGCTGTATGAAGAAATAAAAGAGAAAAGGAAAGAAAAGCCGAGGACTTATAGGGAAGTGGCAAGAAAAGAGTACTTAGCCATAGCAAAAAAACGTCGTGTGTCAAAAAAAGAAAGAAGAAAAGGAACAAAAAAACAACTAGGATATATAAAAAGAAACTTGTCTCATATAGAAAAAATGATAGAAGAGGGAGCAAAGTTAGAAAAACTAACGAAAAAAGAGCAAGAAGAGCTTGTAACGATAGGAAAAGTGTATGAGCAACAGTTAGAAATGTATGAAAAAAAGACAAATAAAGTAGAAAACAGAATTGTGAGTGTAAGCCAACCTCACGTGCGTCCAATAGTGCGTGGAAAAGCGGGAAAAGCAGTAGAGTTTGGAGCTAAAATATCGGCAAGTAATGTGAATGGCTTTGTCTTCTTAGACAAATTAAGTTGGGATAATTACAACGAATCGGGAGATTTACAAGCGCGAATAGAAGAATATAAAAGGGAAACAGGATGTTATCCGGAATCGGTTCATGTGGATAAAATCTATCGAACAAAAGCGAATCGAGCTTATTGTAAAGAAAGGGATATAAGAATGAGTGGTCCCCGATTGGGAAGACCGCCGAAAGAGGTGAGCAAAGAAAAAAAGAAAGAGGCACGCTCAGATGAAAGAGTGCGTAATGCCATTGAGGGTAAATTCGGACAGGGAAAGAGGAAATTTAGTCTTGGTCGAGTGATGGCCAAACTACCTGAGACCTCGGAAACGGTAATTGCGATGAACTTTTTGGTAATGAATCTTTCTACTCTACTTCAGAAGACAAAAAGTAAAAAGTTGTAGAGTCGTTTTTCTTGTGAAAAATGGTGTTAATTTTCCTCTCTTTTGTGAGGAGTGATTTGTGTTGACCTTTTTAGACAGAAAGGAACAATATATTAAACAAAATCTGTATTTTGATTTGTTTCCATAAGGATAAGTTATCTATGCTTTTTCAGTCGGGTGTGACCTTTAGTTGATGAAGGAAAAGACAAGTGTTAACATGAGATGAAAAGTGACAAAGAGGAAACAATGATGACAGCAAAACTAATTAATGTAGAGGGTTCAAAGATAAAAATAGAACTAACATTAGAACTCAGTCGTTCAATGTTGGATACAGAAATAAATATTCAAAAAGGCTTAAACGAAGTAGGTTGCATCGCCAGCAAAGAAGCCTTGAAATATTTAGATACAGATGGTTCACCCTTAAAAATCGGTGAAGAAATCTGGAAGAGTAAGGGAGAGCAACCGAAAGAATATCAAACACCTTATGGTGAGGTTATAGTGAATCGTCATGTATATCAGCGTTCACCTTTGAGGAAAAACGTATTGCCCCTTAGAAAGAGAAGCAAGGATAATCATAACATCAACGCCATTATTGGCAAAACAGGTATCCTCAAAAATGTCAGGGATGGCAGGCAAAGAGGCGAAAAATGATTTATTAGAAAATCATGGTAGAAAAGTAGCGCTATCCTATATCCAAAGATTGAGTGAAGCAGTAGGAAGTGTGGTACAGGCAAAAGAAGAAGCGTGGAGTTATGCCCCGCCCAAGGAGGATAGCCAAATTGCAACAGTGGGAATAGGATTAGATGGAACCTGTATGCTGATGTGTGAGGATGGCTACCGTGAAGCAATGGTGGGAACCGTTTCCCTATACGATAGTGAAGGCGAACGTCAACATACAATCTATCTAGGTGCGGCACCAGAGTATGGAAAAAAGAGTTTTCTAGAAAGATTAGAAAGAGAAATTGAGCGAGCGAAAAACCGTTATCCAGAGGCAACATTGGTCGGGATAGCAGACGGGGCAGAATCAAATTGGAAGTTTTTAGAAAAGCAAACGGAAGAACAGATATTAGATTTCTATCATGCCTCTGGTTACTTAGGTGCCTTGGCAGAAGCGTTGCATCCGAATACCGTGTCAAAACAAAAAGAATGGTTGACTGAAAATTGTCGAGAACTCAAGCATGAAAAAGGAAAAGCAGGAGAACTGCTAAATCTGATGAAAGAAGTCAAAGAAGAAAAAAGTCATTCTAAGAATCTTACCGAGAAACTACAAGCGGCGATTACTTATTACGAGAATCATCAGCATCAAATGGATTATGCTGAATACTTAGAGAAAAAGTATCCGATTGGTTCAGGTGTTACGGAAGCAGCTTGTAAGACGTTGGTCAAACAACGATTATGTTGTTCAGGGATGCGATGGAAGGAAAAAGGAGCAGGAATTATTTTGAGCCTACGAGCTTTGGTATTGACGAAGGAACGATGGAGTCAATTTTGGGCAAAACTTGATCAATATGGGTTCCCTGTAGAACCCTGATTACAACAGCTTTTATCAACTAAAGGTCGCACCCTTTCAGTCCATACTTCCCTAACCCACATTTCTTTCGTTTTTTGACTTTTTCAGCAAGCCCTAAGTAACGTGTAAAAGTTCAACAGCAATGACACTTAAAAAACCCAAAAGAGTTTTCATTCCATCAGAGGCAAGTCGATAACGCTCACTCTGACAACCAGACTTAAGGACTTTATGAAATTCTTCAACCCGCCATCGGTAGGTGTACCAACGAAGAATAGTGACAGCCATCTCAATAGTCTCAACAACTTCTGTAGTCAGAAGCATCCAAGATAAAGGAGTTTCGCCTTCGGGACAATCGATTTCTGTCGCATAAACAGCATAGACATTCAACGGGTCACGATTATCAAAACGATAGGGAGTTCGTAGATTAACTGAGCAAAATCGGACGGCAAGCTTAACCTTCCGTGCTTTTCTTTTTCCTGTACTCGGAATCTCGATTTCTTGATGAAAACGAATCGGTTCTGATTCCAAATGTTGCCAAAGTCGTTCACTATTTTTGTCTAAACTACGATTATGAGACGCTCTGACCAGCACTCCTGTATGCTTGAGTTGACGCACTGAGTCAAAGACTTCTGAAACATCTCCTTCTCTGTCAAATACATGAATTACCCTCGTTGAACTTTCTACCTGTTTCTCACAGGTGTTTAGAGCCTCTACCCATTTGTAGGATTCTTTTTCCTCAAATGGTCTTTGACGAGCTGCTTTTCTTTGTTCTTTCTGTCTTTCTTTTTTCTGCTTCGCCGTTTCATCTGTTGGGGGCTTTTCTTTTACCTCCCTATTCCACAGTTTTTGCCATAATAAACCTAATACTTGTCCTTTTTCTGGCTCAATTGCTAAAGCACTATGCAGTATTAATCCATTCCCTCCTTTTCCAGTCGGCCCATACCCTTCCCTTTTTTCCTTGATATTGCGATAATCTAAGAAGGTCGTATCTCCGACTGATAGCATTATCTTATATTCTTCTACGGCGGCAGTTGTCATTTCACAGTGCGGCTCTATTATCTTGACAAAGTCTGTTTTCGGATTCCCAAAAATTCATAGGCCCTCTTTAACTCGTTTCCTCCCTTAAACACTTCTGATAAGGCTTTTCCAAACCCCTCACTTAACTTTTTCCCAATCGAGAAGGCACGATTGTTTAGCCTCTCGTCTCCCAATTCACAACTGGCAAAGTTTTTTGTCCACCATTCCAACATTTTTTGACCTGCCCTTTAAGATTTTCTCCATTTTACAGTCTCATACTCCCTTCATCCTTTGTTTTTGAAATTTGAACGATAAGCGGGATGATGGCTTCAGAATATTTTTTTCCTGTCAAGAGAATCATTACTCAAACCCTTGCCAGATAAAGCCTCTAGAAGTTTGCATTGCTGGATTTTGGACTTAACGGGAAAAGTCAGGATGCGACTTGTACACCAGCAGATATAAAATATCCAACGGATATAGGAATATTGAATGATGCCAGAGAAAAAACAGAAAAAATAATAGATAAGCTGTATGAAGAAATAAAAGAGAAAAGGAAAGAAAAGCCGAGGACTTATAGGGAAGTGGCAAGAAAAGAGTACTTAGCCATAGCAAAAAAACGTCGTGTGTCAAAAAAAGAAAGAAGAAAAGGAACAAAAAAACAACTAGGATATATAAAAAGAAACTTGTCTCATATAGAAAAAATGATAGAAGAGGGAGCAAAGTTAGAAAAACTAACGAAAAAAGAGCAAGAAGAGCTTGTAACGATAGGAAAAGTGTATGAGCAACAGTTAGAAATGTATGAAAAAAAGACAAATAAAGTAGAAAACAGAATTGTGAGTGTAAGCCAACCTCACGTGCGTCCAATAGTGCGTGGAAAAGCGGGAAAAGCAGTAGAGTTTGGAGCTAAAATATCGGCAAGTAATGTGAATGGCTTTGTCTTCTTAGACAAATTAAGTTGGGATAATTACAACGAATCGGGAGATTTACAAGCGCGAATAGAAGAATATAAAAGGGAAACAGGATGTTATCCGGAATCGGTTCATGTGGATAAAATCTATCGAACAAAAGCGAATCGAGCTTATTGTAAAGAAAGGGATATAAGAATGAGTGGTCCCCGATTGGGAAGACCGCCGAAAGAGGTGAGCAAAGAAAAAAAGAAAGAGGCACGCTCAGATGAAAGAGTGCGTAATGCCATTGAGGGTAAATTCGGACAGGGAAAGAGGAAATTTAGTCTTGGTCGAGTGATGGCCAAACTACCTGAGACCTCGGAAACGGTAATTGCGATGAACTTTTTGGTAATGAATCTTTCTACTCTACTTCAGAAGACAAAAAGTAAAAAGTTGTAGAGTCGTTTTTCTTGTGAAAAATGGTGTTAATTTTCCTCTCTTTTGTGAGGAGTGATTTGTGTTGACCTTTTTAGACAGAAAGGAACAATAGATTAAACAAAATCTGTATTTTGATTTGTTTCCATAAGGATAAGTTATCTATGCTTTTTCAGTCCATACTTCCCTAACCCACATTTCTTTCGTTTTTTGACTTTTTCAGCAAGCCCTAAATAGTTCTGGCTCTTGGCTGCTGATACTAGTAGTCTAAGGCGTAAGTTAAGATACTATTATTAGGCAACCGATAAAAAGATAAATATAGGTATATAGGAGAAAAAGTCATGCCCCGATTAGCCCCCAAAGAGTTAAAGTTGGAAGCAAAAAAACGAGAACATCTAGAAAAACTGATAAATCGTCATACAACAGAGCAGCAAATTGCCTTAAGGGCAAAAATAGTGCTTCTGGCAGATGAGGGGGGAGCATCTCACTTATGCAATAAGTATTAATACTTATGGGCAGAAAAATAAGACTTTGAACTTTATCGAACTTTATCAAAAAAAGAAATGAGAGTATAATAGTCGAGACCCACTTTCCAAAATCTATCCCAATTGAGGAACAATCTCATGTTATCAGTGTTATCAGAAAATGAAAAAAGGATTCAAGAGTTATGTCAAGAGTTGGGAGAATGTCTCTATCAACAATCTCAAGTTAAAACATTTAATAATTTGGGAGAAATAGAGGAGACTGTCAGAGACTTAATGATTCAGTATGTCAACCCAGAAATAGGTATTTTTTTGTCAAAACAAGTACCGAGGAAACCACAGGTCGGATACGAACAGTAAAAAGTATGGCTCTCCCCTTGTCTGTGTGTAATGTTATGTTACGAGTTAAAGCAAGCTAACAATTTAAGCCGTAGATGCTCAAAATTAGCAAATCCATAACTTTTCCTTTTTATTAATTTAATTTTTGTATTCATCCCTTCCGTTAATCCATTAGTTGTATGGTTTTCAAAATAATTGCATATACCTGTCAAATGAGTTTTCAGCATACCCACACTTTTTTTATAGAATAGGCTCGCTGTTCTCATCCATTTTTCAAATTTTCTCCTTGCACCATTTGTCGTTCTTGAATGCTCATAAATATCTCTAATCTCTTCCTTCATTTCATACGCTATTCCTAAACAAGGATACATTTTCAATATCTCTTCTAACTCTTCTCTTTTTTCTTCTTTTAACTCTTCTTTATTTTTCCATAATAGGTATGTTAAACCCTTTTTATGGATATTCATTTTCTTTCTCAATTTATTTAATTCTTCATTTATATTTTTCATTACATGAAATCTATCATAGACGATTTTAGCATTTACAAATAACTCCTTTATTGCTGACGTAAATCCCTCCCACATATCCACACTTACTTCCTTTACATGGGTGCGACCTTTAGTTGATAAAAGCTGTTGTAATCAGGGTTCTACAGGGAACCCATATTGATCAAGTTTTGCCCAAAATTGACTCCATCGTTCCTTGGTCAATACCAAAGCTCGTAGGCTCAAAATAATTCCTGCTCCTTTTTCCTTCCATCGCATCCCTGAACAACATAATCGTTGTTTGACCAACGTCTTACAAGCTGCTTCCGTAACACCTGAACCAATCGGATACTTTTTCTCTAAGTATTCAGCATAATCCATTTGATGCTGATGATTCTCGTAATAAGTAATCGCCGCTTGTAGTTTCTCGGTAAGATTCTTAGAATGACTTTTTTCTTCTTTGACTTCTTTCATCAGATTTAGCAGTTCTCCTGCTTTTCCTTTTTCATGCTTGAGTTCTCGACAATTTTCAGTCAACCATTCTTTTTGTTTTGACACTGTATTAGGATGCAACGCTTCTGCCAAGGCACCTAAGTAACCAGAGGCATGATAGAAATCTAATATCTGTTCTTCCGTTTGCTTTTCTAAAAACTTCCAATTTGATTCTGCCCCGTCTGCTATCCCGACCAATGTTGCCTCTGGATAACGGTTTTTCGCTCGCTCAATTTCTCTTTCTAATCTAATCAAATCATTAAAATCATTAAGGGATAACGTTGATCGAGGTTTTGCCCGTATCCCCTGCACTTCAAAATAATTAATCTCAAATAGCAAAAAACTCCAGTATCCTAGAAGGTATCTTACGCCAACCAAATACTCGGAGTTTTTGTGCCTGACCAACTCAATATCGGTCAAAAATCTAATGTTCCCATTGTATCTTTTATTCATCAAGATGGATATACATTCTTAGAATCCCTCTCTGAAAAAGATAAGCCTTGGGATAAGCATCGGAAAAATGCCGACATCATCTCTAATTATTACAAGCAAGGGGGAATGGATTCTCACGCCGAGAGGGTTTCCCTTTGCTCTCAATTACTAGAATTCAAACTGGTTCCCGATAATAAGACAGGTCAACAGAGGTTAAAGTTGGCTTCTGCTAAATTCTGTCGGGTTCGCCATTGTCCGATCTGTCAGTGGAGACGATCGCTCCGTTGGAAGGCAAAAGCCTACGAGAATCTACCAAAGGTAGTTACTGATTATCCTGATGGGCGTTGGATTTTTCTGACGTTGACCATGAAAAATTGTGAGTTGACCGATTTAAGAGAGACATTGCATCATCTTAATCAGTCTTTTAGACGGTTAACCCAGTTGAAGGCATTCCCTGGGATAGGTTGGATAAAGTCGGTTGAGATTACAAGGGGACGCGATGGGCAATCAGCACATCCTCATCTCCATTGTCTAATCCTGTTGAAGGATAGCTATTACAAGGAAGATTATCTATCCAAGACTGATTGGATCGCTTTATGGAAGCAATGCCTTCGAGTTGATTATTCTCCAATTCTGGACGTAAAAGCTGTTCAGGCTGAAAGTTCACCAGTGGGGTTGATTGCGGAAATCTTAAAGTACCAGTGCAAGGAAAGTGACCTTGTGGCTGATTGTGATTGGTTTTTGGAGTATGTTAAACAGGTACATGGTACAAGAGCAGTCGGGGTTGGCGGTGTTCTTCGGGACTATTTCAGAGAATTAGAAGAGGAGCCAGAGGATTTAATTGGCCATGATGAGGAATCAACGGAAGAGACTGAAGGCCCGTCTCTCTATTTTCGATGGAATAGGAAAATCAAAAAATATGTCATGGTTACGGCGACCGCGATAGGGATTGTCTGTAAGATTCCCGAAAAGGGATATGACGACACCACCTAACACCACTAAAACATGACTCTTTCTATACTCTAAACGGCTAAAAAATGGACTTATAAAAAAGGACTAAAATCCATTGCTAATAAGGCTTTTAGCCATTTTGAAAAAGTTAAGTTCTAACCCGTTCAGAGTATAACACTGGCTTTATCCATGTATTTCATGGATAATTTTTGCTATACTTTACCATGTATTACATGACATTTTCCATTACTTATGATAATGATGGTGTAACATAGTCAATATAGGAGAAAGAAAATGCCTAGAGGTGGTAAGCGTGTTGGCGCAGGAGGAAAGTTTAAGTGGAATCACGGGAAAACAAGAGTTATCAGGGTTCCCGATTCACTCGCTAATGATATTTTGGAGTTCGCTAGGCGATTAGACGCAAGCGACTATGATTGTGTTACAGAGACAAAAATCATTGATTTGTCAGGGGTGTCAGTTTTCACAAAGAATGGCAAGTCCTGTATATTTCTCAGTGATCTACTATTTTTGGGTTATGAGATTAAGCCAGATAAATTAACGGAAAGAATTATCTCTGAAGCTTATAAAGACCAGTTAATCAAAGGAATTTAGAGTATGAACACTAGAATTAAGACTATAGAGCGCAAAATTGAGGGAATTGCCATATATCAGCGAGAAACAGATGGATATGTCAATGCAACCCAGATATGTAGGGCTTGCTGAAAAAGTCAAAAAACGAAAGAAATGTGGGTTAGGGAAGTATGGACTGAAAAAGCATAGATAACTTATCCTTATGGAAACAAATCAAAATACAGATTTTGTTTAATCTATTGTTCCTTTCTGTCTAAAAAGGTCAACACAAATCACTCCTCACAAAAGAGAGGAAAATTAACACCATTTTTCACAAGAAAAACGACTCTACAACTTTTTACTTTTTGTCTTCTGAAGTAGAGTAGAAAGATTCATTACCAAAAAGTTCATCGCAATTACCGTTTCCGAGGTCTCAGGTAGTTTGGCCATCACTCGACCAAGACTAAATTTCCTCTTTCCCTGTCCGAATTTACCCTCAATGGCATTACGCACTCTTTCATCTGAGCGTGCCTCTTTCTTTTTTTCTTTGCTCACCTCTTTCGGCGGTCTTCCCAATCGGGGACCACTCATTCTTATATCCCTTTCTTTACAATAAGCTCGATTCGCTTTTGTTCGATAGATTTTATCCACATGAACCGATTCCGGATAACATCCTGTTTCCCTTTTATATTCTTCTATTCGCGCTTGTAAATCTCCCGATTCGTTGTAATTATCCCAACTTAATTTGTCTAAGAAGACAAAGCCATTCACATTACTTGCCGATATTTTAGCTCCAAACTCTACTGCTTTTCCCGCTTTTCCACGCACTATTGGACGCACGTGAGGTTGGCTTACACTCACAATTCTGTTTTCTACTTTATTTGTCTTTTTTTCATACATTTCTAACTGTTGCTCATACACTTTTCCTATCGTTACAAGCTCTTCTTGCTCTTTTTTCGTTAGTTTTTCTAACTTTGCTCCCTCTTCTATCATTTTTTCTATATGAGACAAGTTTCTTTTTATATATCCTAGTTGTTTTTTTGTTCCTTTTCTTCTTTCTTTTTTTGACACACGACGTTTTTTTGCTATGGCTAAGTACTCTTTTCTTGCCACTTCCCTATAAGTCCTCGGCTTTTCTTTCCTTTTCTCTTTTATTTCTTCATACAGCTTATCTATTATTTTTTCTGTTTTTTCTCTGGCATCATTCAATATTCCTATATCCGTTGGATATTTTATATCTGCTGGTGTACAAGTCGCATCTAACAATAACTTTCCTTCATTTTCTTTTTTTTCTGACGCTACACCCGTCGCTTTTTTTTCTATTTCTTTATTAATTTTATTTAGGGCTTGCTGAAAAAAGCTGAAACCTTTACGGAGAAAAATAGTAGGCGAATTAAGAACCGCTAGAATGCACGAAAATAGGGTAGAATGCCTCAAAACCATTGCATTAAGAAGAGAGAAAGCAGATGTACCGAAAGCAACAGTACTCAATTGAAACACCAGAAAACTTGAAAAATCTGTTCGGCGGGCAGTTAGACGAAGAAAATCGTTGGATAGAAATGTCAAAAATGATTCCCTGGGAAGAATATGAGGAAGAATATGCAAAAAACTTCACAGAAAAAAAAGGAGCCCCAGCCAAATCATTTAGAATGGCATTAGGAGCATTAATTAGGGCTTGCTGAAAAAAGCTGAAACCTTTACGGAGAAAAATAGTAGGCGAATTAAGAACCGCTAGAATGCACGAAAATAGGGTAGAATGCCTCAAAACCATTGCATTAAGAAGAGAGAAAGCAGATGTACCGAAAGCAACAGTACTCAATTGAAACACCAGAAAACTTGAAAAATCTGTTCGGCGGGCAGTTAGACGAAGAAAATCGTTGGATAGAAATGTCAAAAATGATTCCCTGGGAAGAATATGAGGAAGAATATGCAAAAAACTTCACAGAAAAAAAAGGAGCCCCAGCCAAATCATTTAGAATGGCATTAGGAGCATTAATTATCAAAGAAATTTCAGGAAAAAGTGACAGAGAAACAGTAGAACAAATAAAAGAGAACCCTTATTTACAGTACTTTATAGGAATGGAAAGCTATAGTAGCAAAGAAGCATTTAATGCGTCAATGATGGTTCATTTTCGTAAAAAAATAGGAATGGAATAAATAAATAAATAAAATTAATAAACTGGACAGTGGGAAGTTCTCGAGGCGTGTAAGTGGAGAAAAGAAAATCGGACATCCGATACAAAAGAGTGCCGTTATGTCCGAAACTGGCTGATATAAGAAAATCGATAGCCAGTGCTATCTATCAATTATGCAACTATGTCAGCGACTAGAGCAAATCCTAGAGAATCTCCGTCCAGCCTTTAGCCGAGAAGCAACGTTCCAATGGTTTATCCTGTTAGTCTGGGGGGGTGCGACCTTTAGTTGATAAAAGCTGTTGTAATCAGGGTTCTACAGGGAACCCATATTGATCAAGTTTTGCCCAAAATTGACTCCATCGTTCCTTCGTCAATACCAAAGCTCGTAGGCTCAAAATAATTCCTGCTCCTTTTTCCTTCCATCGCATCCCTGAACAACATAATCGTTGTTTGACCAACGTCTTACAAGCTGCTTCCGTAACACCTGAACCAATCGGATACTTTTTCTCTAAGTATTCAGCATAATCCATTTGATGCTGATGATTCTCGTAATAAGTAATCGCCGCTTGTAGTTTCTCGGTAAGATTCTTAGAATGACTTTTTTCTTCTTTGACTTCTTTCATCAGATTTAGCAGTTCTCCTGCTTTTCCTTTTTCATGCTTGAGTTCTCGACAATTTTCAGTCAACCATTCTTTTTGTTTTGACACGGTATTCGGATGCAACGCTTCTGCCAAGGCACCTAAGTAACCAGAGGCATGATAGAAATCTAATATCTGTTCTTCCGTTTGCTTTTCTAAAAACTTCCAATTTGATTCTGCCCCGTCTGCTATCCCGACCAATGTTGCCTCTGGATAACGTTTTTTCGCTCGCTCAATTTCTCTTTCTAATCTTTCTAGAAAACTCTTTTTTCCATACTCTGGTGCCGCACCTAGATAGATTGTATGTTGACGTTCGCCTTCACTATCGTATAGGGAAACGGTTCCCACCATTGCTTCACGGTAGCCATCCTCACACATCAGCATACAGGTTCCATCTAATCCTATTCCCACTGTTGCAATTTGGCTATCCTCCTTGGGCGGGGCATAACTCCACGCTTCTTCTTTTGCCTGTACCACACTTCCTACTGCTTCACTCAATCTTTGGATATAGGATAGCGCTACTTTTCTACCATGATTTTCTAATAAATCATTTTTCGCCTCTTTGCCTGCCATCCCTGACATTTTTGAGGATACCTGTTTTGCCAATAATGGCGTTGATGTTATGATTATCCTTGCTTCTCTTTCTAAGGGGCAATACGTTTTTCCTCAAAGGTGAACGCTGATATACATGACGATTC contains:
- a CDS encoding transposase is translated as MLEWWTKNFASCELGDERLNNRAFSIGKKLSEGFGKALSEVFKGGNELKRAYEFLGIRKQTLSR
- a CDS encoding protein rep, with protein sequence MPDQLNIGQKSNVPIVSFIHQDGYTFLESLSEKDKPWDKHRKNADIISNYYKQGGMDSHAERVSLCSQLLEFKLVPDNKTGQQRLKLASAKFCRVRHCPICQWRRSLRWKAKAYENLPKVVTDYPDGRWIFLTLTMKNCELTDLRETLHHLNQSFRRLTQLKAFPGIGWIKSVEITRGRDGQSAHPHLHCLILLKDSYYKEDYLSKTDWIALWKQCLRVDYSPILDVKAVQAESSPVGLIAEILKYQCKESDLVADCDWFLEYVKQVHGTRAVGVGGVLRDYFRELEEEPEDLIGHDEESTEETEGPSLYFRWNRKIKKYVMVTATAIGIVCKIPEKGYDDTT